The DNA window CGGCGTCCGGGTGGCCAGCGACGCCTGCTCGGTGTGGATCGTGTAGAACCGGCCGTTGCTCCCGAACTCGGGGTGGAAGGCCACGTACCCGAAGCCCTGGCCCAGGCCACGGCCGGAGAAGAACTGCGGCGCGAAGGTGGCCGCCACGTCCAGGTAGACGTGCGGCGTGCCGTTCTCCACGAAGTAGAGGTTGCCGTTGAGGTCCGGCACGGCCCGGCGGCCCGAGCCGTCGGGCAGCTCGCTGATCGTGTTGATCCGGGCCTTGCGAACCAGCCGCTCGTCGACCGGCACCGGGTTCGGCGTGGACTGCGGGAAGCTGGCGTACTCCTGAAGCACGAGCCCCAGCCGTGACTGGATCTGCGACTCGGGGATCGGGTCGTAGACGGCGCCGTCGGCCCGGGCGGGCGCGGCGACCAGGGTGGACATGACAACGGTGGCGGCAGTGACCCCGGCGGTGAGCGCGGCTCTGCGGAGCCTGCCGGTGCTGCCAGCGCGAATGAACACGCGGTTCTCCTTCTCGGTGGGACGATCCGAGGAACGGTCAGCGGGCCATGTAGCGGTACTGCTTGGCGATGTCGCTCGCCGGGATCACGCTGTCGAGGAACATGAGGCCGTCCATGCGGCAGTCGCACGGGTTGCGTTCCAGGTTGTTCTGCGGGAAGCTCCCGCCGATCTTGATGCCGCGCGGGTCGGTGGCGCTGGTGACGTGCGGGCCGGGCCCGTTGAGCTGCCACGGGTCGCCGGCGGTCGTGTAGAAGCCGTCGACCGGCTCACCATTGCGGTAGAGCGCCATGGTGCCGCTGGTGAAGTCGTACGTGGCGGCCAGGTGCACCCACTCCCCCTTCGGCAGCAGGGTCCGCCAGTCCTCGTTCGCGGCGAAGGTTTGCGAAGCGCCGCCGTCGACGCGGCGGCCGAGGGCGACCAGGCGCAGCTCTCCGTTGACGTCGATGAGTTCCAGCAGCGCTCGCACGCCGTGCCCGTCGGAGTCGCCGGTCAGCACGCCGGCCAGGCCGATGGCGTTGAACCGGTCGGTCGGGTTGGCGGTGGTGGAGTTCAGCGCCGGCCCGTCCATGTCCCGCTTGAACCAGCCCATCACCGTGGTGCCCTCGGCGCCGCTGAACGCGCGCAGCGTCCGGACGCCGCTGGAGGACCAGGTGCCGGCCTTCCAGTCGTCGTTACCTGCAGCCTGCGGGTTGACCTGCCGGGTCTGCAGCGCGTCGCCGCTGCCCTTGTACGCCTGGTCGGGCACCCGCATGGCCGCGCCGCCGTTGACCAGCTCGATCTCGGTGCCGGAGCGGCCAGGTCCCGCTCGAGCGCGGAATCGCCGACCACCGGGTGGTCGAAGTCGTAGAAGGCGACCAGGTGCGACCAGAGGGCGGGGTGGACGTCGTGCGGTCCGGGCCGGTCGGCCTGGGCCGGGCTCGCCGCCGCGGTCAGGGCCAGCGCCAGCAGGGCGGTGGCCGCGACGGCGGCGCGTCGAGGTCTTCTCATGGGGAGGTGCTCCCTTCGTCGGTGCGGTGGTGGCGGTGACGAAAGCGCTTACGCACCGGGCGTGAATCGGCGCCCGGATGTGGAGTCGGGGTCTGTCGGGACAGGACGGTCCGCCGTGGGGCCGGCCGGTCGGCCGAGGCGGTGCCGCGCTTAC is part of the Micromonospora halotolerans genome and encodes:
- a CDS encoding LamG-like jellyroll fold domain-containing protein, yielding MRVPDQAYKGSGDALQTRQVNPQAAGNDDWKAGTWSSSGVRTLRAFSGAEGTTVMGWFKRDMDGPALNSTTANPTDRFNAIGLAGVLTGDSDGHGVRALLELIDVNGELRLVALGRRVDGGASQTFAANEDWRTLLPKGEWVHLAATYDFTSGTMALYRNGEPVDGFYTTAGDPWQLNGPGPHVTSATDPRGIKIGGSFPQNNLERNPCDCRMDGLMFLDSVIPASDIAKQYRYMAR